The Mauremys reevesii isolate NIE-2019 linkage group 1, ASM1616193v1, whole genome shotgun sequence genome has a segment encoding these proteins:
- the LOC120395637 gene encoding olfactory receptor 52E4-like, translating to MSDSNTTDFTNPSTFILLGIPGLEAAHVWISIPFCAMYIIAILGNFTILFIVKMEQSLHEPMYYFLCMLAITDLVMSTSTLPKMLSIFWFSSREISFSACLTQMYFLHCFSAMESGILVAMAFDRYVAICHPLRHSTTLTDSVLAKIGLAVVLRSGILALPYPFLASRWPYCRTNIIPHSYCEHIAVVNLACTDISISSYYGLFDLFSVIGMDVFFITVSYTLILRAIFRLPTKDARLKTFGTCISHLCAISALYIPDFFSSLTHRFGHNVPLHFLVLIANVYLVVPPVLHPIIYGVRTKQIRGRLLRLFTHKVT from the coding sequence atgtcagattctaacacaactgacttcaccaacccctccaccttcatcctgctgggcattcctggcctggaggctgcccatgtctggatctccatccccttctgtgccatgtacatcatagccatcttggggaacttcactaTTCTGTTCATTGTAAAGATGGAAcaaagcctccatgagcccatgtactatttcctctgcatgctggccatcactgacctggtcatgtccacatccaccctgcccaaaatgctgagcatcttctggttcagttccagggagatcagtttcagtgcctgcctcacccagatgtacttccttcactgcttctcagcgatggagtctgggatcctcgtggccatggcttttgatcgctacgtagccatctgccatcccctgagacattccactaCCCTGACAGACTCTGTTCTGGCCAAGATAGGCCTGGCTGTGGTGCTGCGCAGTGGCATACTCGCATTACCCTACCCCTTCCTGGCGAGtcggtggccatattgcagaaccaacatcatcccccactccTACTGTGAGCACATAGCTGTGGTGAACCTGGCCTGCACTGACATCAGCATCAGTAGTTACTACGGCCTGTTTGACCTTTTCTCTGTGATCGGAATGGACGTGTTTTTCATCACTGTGTCCTATACTCTGATCCTTCGGGCCATCTtccgcctccccacaaaggatgctcggctcaaaacttttgggacctgcatctctcatctttgtgccatctcagCTTTGTACATCCCAGATTTCTTCTCCTCCCTCACGCACCGGTTTGGCCATAATGTGCCACTGCATTTTCTCGTTCTCATTGCCAATGTGTACCTGGTGGTGCCCCCCGTGCTCcaccccatcatctacggggtgaggaccaaacagatccggggcaggctgctccggctctttactcataaagtcACCTAA